DNA from Plasmodium falciparum 3D7 genome assembly, chromosome: 8:
acctACTCACaagaaataatttaaaaataaaatggattttattaaatttaaatttgaAAAATGATGACGAagcattaataaaaaaatatgttatatgtaaaaaagaaaaaattcagaaatttaaaaaatcaaattatctttcaaatgaaatatataattctttttataataataaaaaagaaaatgaaaaacatgtaataaaaaataaagattcTATAACAAATGAATGTGTTACATATGCTGAAGATAAAAACATATCTTTCgataaatcatatattaataatacatcTTCAAATAAATCTTCTAGCGATAAATCATATTCAAATGAATCTTGTAGTTATCAATCATTTACGGATGATGACCAACCATACATTTCCAATTCtcatgataaagaaaaaaaccaGGAATGttataacaaaatgaaaatatcacatcataataatatacagaATGATGAATTACAAGCAAATGATAAAAgtcttatttttaatttagcTTTGTCTGATAATTCAaaagataaagaagaaatacaaaaagaaactaataaaaatattatgcatgacaaaagaaatatgaagaaaacaAACCAACAAGATAATAACCAAATGGATTCTTCTACAAATAATTTAGCATGTTGTCaaattgataataatactaaTAAGAATtctacatttatttataatggtcaaatgtatatttcaaaagatataaatcAGGAAGTGTATAATGAAGAagtaaacataaatatgaatagaaaaaataataacataaacaatatatatgatcgtggtaataatacaaatgaggAAAAAGCATATCCTCCAATATCTGACGCTTCTTCATGCTACTCATATATAGAAGGaaaaaatgatgatcatGTAAACGctgaaaaagaaatttatataagTGATACCTTAGATATGAAAAATGCTAGAAAacgaaaaatatataatgtccAGAATTATTCTGACGCTCAAAATGAAGacaaaaaaatgatgtaTGCGAAAAATGATAGCAGTGAAGATTCggttatttatatgaacaatggtggtaataaaaatgatgatgatgatgatgatggtgATGGTGATGGTGAtggtgatgatgatgatggtgatgatgatggtgatagtgatgatgacgatgatggtgatgatgatgatgatgatgatggtgatggtgatgatgacgatgatggtgatgatgatgatgatgatgatgatgatagtaaaaaatatatgcataacCCCCAACCATATAACAAACAAAGTGATTCTATTTCTATTAGAAACACCGAATctataaatgaagaaaacaTAAGTATAAAAGGAAGTGACCCCGGAAAGGTTACaaattatgtaataaataaacaaagtTTAAATATCGATTATGTTGTTActaataagaaaatatccaataataataataataataataataataaaattaatttggGTAATAATAGTATTTACAATAACCCCTGTAATGAATATTCAAAAAACCTAAAACATCATAGTAATGAAAAATTCACATCAAAAGATAAAAGTAATGATAAAGATCTAATAACTAATCATCATCAAATTAATCAAAGTAGTAATAAAGAATACAATCCAAATAAATCAACAATACATAAAAACCACAAtacaaatgttatatataatataaattcatcTGCAACAAGATATTTTCTTAATCATAAAGTTAATACCTTATATGATATTGTAAaggttatttattataattatcgaaattttaaatatacagaaaaattaaaattttatataacgacctttttaaatttttctaAAATAGAAAAAGCTAAATTAGAATTtatggaaaaagaaaaacaactAGATACAGAAATACTAAAACATTACataaatcaaaaaatatCTAACAAACAAAATGTATggaatttaaataattatattatagataatgataatatttttagatTAAATAAGTCTAAATATATTGATGATTCTATAAtagatttttttaataattatatttcttcatttattctaaatatcaataaaaatttaaacgatacatatatttttaatacttttttttataaaaaattagaatTATATGACGATGTTCTAAAAGCTTATCTTAATACTACTGGAtggataaaaaaattaaacaaaaaaatttatgaatacacatatgtatttattccagtaaatattgaaaatacGCATTGGTCTTTggttcttatatattttccttttaacGATGacgaaaataaaaaacgTGATAGTTTACACAGTTTATCATGTTCCAATATCACCAAACAAACAATAAACGAAAATCGAATGCACTCTcgtaataatgaagaaaaggaaaaacaagaaaaaaaacaagaaaaaaaacaagaaaaaaaacaagaaaaaaaacaagaaaaaaaacaagaaaaaaaacaagaaaaaaaacaagaaaaaaaacaagaagaAGAACAAGAAGAAGAACAAGAAGAAGAACAAGAAGAAGAACAAGATCACAAAAACAAACacaaaaacaaacaaaattgCTACGCTGATGAAAAGAACAATGATAGTTGTATCATTTTAGATAAAaagggggaaaaaaaaaatccatCTGATAAAAAACAATCAAATGAAATTTCTTTAAAAGGTACAAATAATGAttctaaaaataaagaaaaaggaaatttaAAATCAAAGTGGTATATCAAGTTAAGGAACAGATCATATGATTCATACTTTTTTAATAGATATTGTATAAATGCagataaatttaattatgatataataaaagatcgTTTCCGTATTATAGATaagaatattaataatgaaatacAAAACGATATTTTCTGTAATAATCGTATAAGTTCTAGTGACCCAGATgaatatacttttttatattcccaAGGAAATTCTTGgaataaaagaaaaggaaaaggcTCTTCaataaatagtaataatgattacagtgataataatgattacagtgataataatgattacagtgataatattgatgatagtaataatattgatgatagtaataatattgatgatagtgataatattgatgatagtaataatattgatgatagtgataatattgatgatagtaataatattgatgatagtgataatattgatgatagtaataatattgatgatagtaataataatatgaatcatTTCCATAATAAGATTAAtagtttaaataataattttatacaaaacaaaatgaaagagctaaaagaagaaaaatcaaataaacAGAACAAAGTAGCATATATGATTTATCTAGATTCTTTATTTCCATCTGTTAaaggaaataaaattttagaaaaaataaaaatatatattgaacatatatataattcagaTCATATGaacattaataataaaatagaaatgaAACATAACAAAATGGATAATGATATTCCAAAAAttgtttttaaatttatatatcctAAAGTTCTTCCTAAGCAAAATAATAGTTATGATTgtggaatatatattatacaatttATTTTGCATCTATGTTTGAATAAACATTTAGTAGAACGAGATTTGATAAATCCTTATAaggataaattaaataataatgaacttTATCATAACAAATCTATTTTTACTACATCTAATAAATATTCGCAACATAATCatagtaataattatgtTTATTCAAGGCTTAGATCCAATAGACCTGCCCCGTGGTTTGGCCAAAGggacataaatataaagtaaaaaataaataaataaatatatatatgtatatatatgtgctttttcttttttttttttttttttttttttaacgtgtttacattttttttcactTTCTATTTCAATAGGAGAAAGCAAATGAAGAAGATGCTCTTATATATGAAAGACGTTATAAATTGGAAATCTCCAAACCATATCGAAGTTttgaatttattatttttaatgaatGGAGATAATCAAATTAAAAAGGACAAATATATAGACACTTAATTAAAaccaattaaaaaaaatttataatggAAGCATGGGGAacatgcacatatatatatatatatatatataatatttatttctatttttaatatttagtgatttcttttaatatcaattttttcttttttcatttatttttttgttaatataacTTCATGTTGTCATCAATTATAtgtctttatatttataatcttcatttttcacaaaaattgtatatatatatatatatatatatgtagacatatttattttttttattattttatatttaatttaaaaattgttattagttcatttatttttttttcttttttctttattttttatattattgtttcctaaatattttaaaatgcaaataaaaataaaaaaataacatataaaatataatataatataatataatataataaactgTTGAGTCATGTACTctcttaaaaaaattaaggaaAAACTATATGAATCCTtgaatatgttttataaagCGCAAAATTATTAAACCGGATCTAAATATAAAGCAtactaaatattataaatcataaatcaaaataaataacacatatataaataaaccaCATTtggtctttttttttttcttttttttttttctcatataaAATACGAAATAAAAACCATAAACTTGAAATgcttattaaaaataataactacaataatcaagaaaaaaaaaaataataaataaataaataaataaataaataaaacgaaatacaatataataaaaccaaatcaaatattatatccaatatatatcatatatatcaaataaagaaaaaaactgataagataaaataaaatatgttatcatatatatatatataggtaaagaaaaaaaaaaaaaaaaaactctATAACTTTGATCCTTTTAgtaaataaaagaagaaaaataaaactaCTTATATAATTCTGAACAAACACAGCTAGCTTTTTCAATTTTAAATGCgctcgaaaaaaaaaaaaaaaaaaaaatatgtatattcttCAAATAGCTAGCTATTTTCCACCATCATCCCTTCATCgtcaaaaattaaaaataaatataaacaaataaataaataaataaataaatatatatatatatatatatatatatatatataatatacatatatatttatttatttaatcgACCCTTATGAAGTTGCACAATATATCACAAACTCCTTATTTCCATCTTCTGGATTGGCATACAAATTAGATATAGTTACCATAACACTGGGGGCTATAAAGAGTATCATACCTTTTCGTACATTTTTAATActtgctttttttttatcatttttctttCCTTTGATTTTAACTTTTCTGTTGGTTGAAAGTACTATACATGAAGTGAAACTTTTTTCTGAAAAAACGTAATTAATGACTTCTCCTGGTCTGATGgtaatacataaaattttGAAATGTTTCATTCTGTGATAACTATAagacataatattataattaataaattctttttctaaaataataggataattatttttataattaacatatttaataaaatttaatttgtCGATTTCTTTATTTGTTAATCCACCTCTGATAACAAGATCAGAATTTGTCATACACTCTAAACAATGACCAGAAATATAGGAATGGATAACACCgggttttatatatacaacatcTCCATCGTTTAAATTAATAagttgtaaaataaaaaggaaaattctTCCTCCATCATTAGCATAATACATtgatacattttttaaaagttcAAAAATACTAtggataataaaattttccgTTTCTTTACATAGGTTTtcataattctttttcttacATATATCAGCATATAATTTCTCTGTTTTCTTCTTAAAAGTctcatcatcatttataaaagattgatatttttcatttttttctattatagAAGTAACACATTCATTTAAGGTATCATTTTCTACTAATAGAATACGATATATTAAGAATTTATACATGTGTTCATAAAAAGctttgattttttttctacttATAAAATATGGATCATTTTGTTTGTTCAAATTATCATATACATTAGTATATTCGTTTGAGCATCCCGTTGCACATTCTTTTTCGCACACCTTTGTACCGTCATCatcagttttttttttatcatattcacAATGAATTCCTTTTATCATAGCACTactattactactactacaactattattattattattattattgttgttgttattgttGTTTGTGGTGGTAGTGGTGGTGGTTCCCTttgatgttttttttttttgcttatCCAATTGATCATTGTTATTATCCATCCCTTTTTCATATTCTAGtgatactttttttttatcttttttttttgacacATCATATGAATCCACAACACCATCATCACTTATGGTTTTCTCATCTTTTTCATCTTCATCTACTTCATCCATATCAGATTCGGTAAGATCtgtattaaatttattttcacTCAAGctattttgtaatttttctttttcgaCTTTAATAAGATTTCCTAGGTTAATATTAAGTTCTAAAAATTTCTCATTCTTATAAAAGGAAGAATAAAAATTCTCATCATAAACATACTTTTGTATACATTCTGCATAATTATCAATAACAGATATAACATCATAACTCAATCCATTACCTCTTTTTAAAGCAtagtttataatataaatgtatattcttGATAACATGGATAATACTTCTTCCACATGATCATCCTTGCTAGAATAAAacaaatcaaataaataaaacatatctTTTTTCTCATCTTTTCCTGaatctatatttatatttccacATGAGGAAGAAGCAGATGGCGAAGATGACAACAACTGGGTTATTAAGGCAAGTTCAACACCACTCTCTACtttgttttctttatttatattattgttcttGTTATTGttcttgttattattattgttattacttttgttattattattgttattattattattgttattatttttatggttATTTTTACTGATGTTATCGTCGGTGTGCTTTTTTTCCTTGTTATCATCCAATGTATCCTTTGTGATACCGTTCGTGTTAtctttcttattataattcGTATCATCCTTCAAAACAATTTCATTTGGACCCTTCTTATCAAACTTAAGCTCATCCGCTTTCTTTTGATGTGTGCTATCACAATTTTGGTTAAGCTGGTGACctcttttcaaaaaaaaatcattcaattctttaatatttcttataagaaatgctattttaaaaatgttcaTAAAACCACACAAAAGAGTCATTGAATTAATACAAACACACATTTctgttttaaaaattttatctttatataaaagagGATTCATTGTATTCAAATATAATGTTTGCTGTTCATTTGGATGTATTTGAATACTTAAAGGTTTTGATATTGATAACatcttaaataaatatggaaATAAGGTATTCTTATCcacttcttcttcttctaatAATTGTTCTTGTTCATTcatatcttctttttcttttgtactatcattatttaaagaaGCAAATTCAATATCTGAATATCTTTTCAAATCATTTTCTCCACCTAATGTACTACCTTTAgtagtattattattcttattaataatatcttcTGATTTTGTTgaaaacttttttttattcatatatttatttttcgtGTTTTctacttttttataaaaaaatttcataagtttacttttcttatttttttttttttgatatatttttaaaaattcttcAATTTTTACCaaactatttttatatacaactAAATTAGGACTTTTATCATGATTACCAATCCAAAGCTCAgcatatttatcattattattattatttttattattatcatcatcattacttttattattatcccttatattttttgacacattatttatatcattatccATTCCatccttttcattattttttttttctttatttttttttttcttgtctTTCCCATTTTTTtcctcatcattattatttacaccATCATCTTTTTCCACGTCTTCCTCatcatctttattatcatcatactCATCCATATATTCTCTCAAATACTCCAAATGatctatttctttttttataatatcatgaTTATCTTGCACTATATTTTTCATCACTTCATAAACCAGTCCATCTTTTCCTTTACCCCATTCATATTTCTGAACGTACGGAATACACTCATTAATACACAGCTTGCTCATTCTGATGGTATAACCAGatacaaaaattaatatatgtataaatatatattgttatatatatatatatatatatatatatatatatatatatgtgtgacAAGATATTACAACAtctacacaaatatatacatatatataaatatatatgtaaatctCTTAAGAATTCGCTATATCTCTTTTCTTATAATACACacagtaatatatatatatatcacaaaaaaatataacacgataattatttattatacactaaaaatttattttattatccaaaaataaatatatatttatatatatatatatatatatatttttatttatttatttatttttatatatttatagagaGGGAGAGAgagaaaatatacaaaacgtacttatatattatatctatatattatgaGTGGGTATTATTCCTTTCtcttattttcttctatttttatttattcttttttttttactttataaATACTAATATATCTTAATTAAaacaccaaaaaaaaaaaaaaaaaaaaaaaaaaaaatacattcaatattattatagttACAAACttaaaaattacaaatattcatataaatatatatataataaaacttttaatttttttttttaaaggaaaaaaattaaatttatatgtagAATGTAAGTGTTTGTATATtggtatatatttacttaacacgaataaaatcatataactatttttaacaatattataaaagctattcttaatatattacgtgcatatatatatatatatatttatttatttatttatattttaatttttttccctttttattaatatattaatttccccaaaaaaaggaatacttacaatataatatacataattggGGAtgcttataaataaaatcaaaaaaaaataataataacatacaTAAAGTTAAACATAAgcaaatatacatacatatatataatatatatgtatatttatttatatatatttctcacAAAAACGCagttcctttttttttttttaatttcttaaagatcaatatatataaaattacatcatataatatgattttatagtctatatattattgcaaaattaatacaatataaacaaattctTTTCAGTatcttaaattattaatacatctatatatatatatatatatatatatacatacatataattctttttcttttctttttataatatataaaatataaaattcattgttttacttaatatatatataatatatatatttaaaaaaaattaaataaatatatataaaaaaaaaaaaaaaaaaacagtaAAATTGgacttcatatatataataatatataatattatatatatatatcaataatatatatatttctttttctttttttttaaaaagtgtgctttatatacatatattaataaattttaaaataaaaaatataaatattaaaaattttatttatttccaaGATGGGgcaatctttttttttttttttttttttttttttaaatttcatCTATACaattgatttatatatatatatatatatatatatatataaataatatatgtatgtatatttataaataaacatattattatgtataaatcTTCAAATTTTTatgcatatttatataggATACCTAGATTTGTTTctctttattaatatattatactatatatataaaataatgatataattatatatatttagaaatatactaaaatatatatgtatacatatatatatatatatatatatatatatataatattataatcatatataaaaaaagtatattgcatttatttatatttataaataatatataactatttttcctatattatataaatataatagagaatgctcttttttttttttttttttttttcattatcttttttctttattcttttctttatctatattcctaatataatataaaaaagatcaaaaaaaagaaaaaatggaaaaaaaaatataatatttttgttattgttttatttttatacttttGGTTATTCCTTATGTTtactatataataaatattattatatataaagtgatgataaatgaaaaaatataaatataatatatattatatatttatattgattaattgatttatttatttatttatttaataaactgtgtggatatatttattattttataaattatttaatatatattgtaaatttaattttacggataataaagaaaaactaataaaataaataaaataataaaacaaatataatattgtacatatatatatatatatataatattatgggaacgtattataaataaaaatacattatattattaaattataatatatttcatatatataaaaaataagaaaaaaaaaaaaagtacatgCAATATGGATCTT
Protein-coding regions in this window:
- a CDS encoding sentrin-specific protease 2, putative; the protein is MKSSNNKECRFKDIHNKKSSKYLDKKNIKQDQGANNLCEILSSDDNNEECNNKINDNFIIVELISYLCGNSKIISFYPSTNIKNSDQNKYLYHFYKKKKVKLYLCLNKKNDEIFIYQVQCKYTKKKKKKNDSDADDNNINNNKTKSKDNHCINNNVGHSLDIAVNNNERNVKIKMENNLERNIENYMEDHIKKKINKHENEHIYHSYNYPQSITIDEYLSSSSSKDIKTNHNIEKKQGNIEDNYHNYNYKKKIFIKKLFDSINCSYDLSNIEYTKLQTTDDKTLNSLKLILQQKINKTQNTIKTEQQTYEQKSDINHDSNSGHQQINNFIVNTNNTDTQYSLKNNFNKNYLTCSENNKDKNICKDEEKKFSNDNKTDDNEMKTLFLYFNEPSNIYMNQFSHIDQSKEQNNVKQISGFLKDIRHHYIQKELTKIGKSYKYKSIIHKMKKDDFFVNFLEHYESDISICSNDLQFSDSEVITNDQEICKKEEKKKKKMNLLTRNNLKIKWILLNLNLKNDDEALIKKYVICKKEKIQKFKKSNYLSNEIYNSFYNNKKENEKHVIKNKDSITNECVTYAEDKNISFDKSYINNTSSNKSSSDKSYSNESCSYQSFTDDDQPYISNSHDKEKNQECYNKMKISHHNNIQNDELQANDKSLIFNLALSDNSKDKEEIQKETNKNIMHDKRNMKKTNQQDNNQMDSSTNNLACCQIDNNTNKNSTFIYNGQMYISKDINQEVYNEEVNINMNRKNNNINNIYDRGNNTNEEKAYPPISDASSCYSYIEGKNDDHVNAEKEIYISDTLDMKNARKRKIYNVQNYSDAQNEDKKMMYAKNDSSEDSVIYMNNGGNKNDDDDDDGDGDGDGDDDDGDDDGDSDDDDDGDDDDDDDGDGDDDDDGDDDDDDDDDSKKYMHNPQPYNKQSDSISIRNTESINEENISIKGSDPGKVTNYVINKQSLNIDYVVTNKKISNNNNNNNNNKINLGNNSIYNNPCNEYSKNLKHHSNEKFTSKDKSNDKDLITNHHQINQSSNKEYNPNKSTIHKNHNTNVIYNINSSATRYFLNHKVNTLYDIVKVIYYNYRNFKYTEKLKFYITTFLNFSKIEKAKLEFMEKEKQLDTEILKHYINQKISNKQNVWNLNNYIIDNDNIFRLNKSKYIDDSIIDFFNNYISSFILNINKNLNDTYIFNTFFYKKLELYDDVLKAYLNTTGWIKKLNKKIYEYTYVFIPVNIENTHWSLVLIYFPFNDDENKKRDSLHSLSCSNITKQTINENRMHSRNNEEKEKQEKKQEKKQEKKQEKKQEKKQEKKQEKKQEKKQEEEQEEEQEEEQEEEQDHKNKHKNKQNCYADEKNNDSCIILDKKGEKKNPSDKKQSNEISLKGTNNDSKNKEKGNLKSKWYIKLRNRSYDSYFFNRYCINADKFNYDIIKDRFRIIDKNINNEIQNDIFCNNRISSSDPDEYTFLYSQGNSWNKRKGKGSSINSNNDYSDNNDYSDNNDYSDNIDDSNNIDDSNNIDDSDNIDDSNNIDDSDNIDDSNNIDDSDNIDDSNNIDDSNNNMNHFHNKINSLNNNFIQNKMKELKEEKSNKQNKVAYMIYLDSLFPSVKGNKILEKIKIYIEHIYNSDHMNINNKIEMKHNKMDNDIPKIVFKFIYPKVLPKQNNSYDCGIYIIQFILHLCLNKHLVERDLINPYKDKLNNNELYHNKSIFTTSNKYSQHNHSNNYVYSRLRSNRPAPWFGQRDINIKRKQMKKMLLYMKDVINWKSPNHIEVLNLLFLMNGDNQIKKDKYIDT
- a CDS encoding mannose-6-phosphate isomerase, putative: MSKLCINECIPYVQKYEWGKGKDGLVYEVMKNIVQDNHDIIKKEIDHLEYLREYMDEYDDNKDDEEDVEKDDGVNNNDEEKNGKDKKKKNKEKKNNEKDGMDNDINNVSKNIRDNNKSNDDDNNKNNNNNDKYAELWIGNHDKSPNLVVYKNSLVKIEEFLKIYQKKKNKKSKLMKFFYKKVENTKNKYMNKKKFSTKSEDIINKNNNTTKGSTLGGENDLKRYSDIEFASLNNDSTKEKEDMNEQEQLLEEEEVDKNTLFPYLFKMLSISKPLSIQIHPNEQQTLYLNTMNPLLYKDKIFKTEMCVCINSMTLLCGFMNIFKIAFLIRNIKELNDFFLKRGHQLNQNCDSTHQKKADELKFDKKGPNEIVLKDDTNYNKKDNTNGITKDTLDDNKEKKHTDDNISKNNHKNNNNNNNNNNNNKSNNNNNNKNNNKNNNINKENKVESGVELALITQLLSSSPSASSSCGNINIDSGKDEKKDMFYLFDLFYSSKDDHVEEVLSMLSRIYIYIINYALKRGNGLSYDVISVIDNYAECIQKYVYDENFYSSFYKNEKFLELNINLGNLIKVEKEKLQNSLSENKFNTDLTESDMDEVDEDEKDEKTISDDGVVDSYDVSKKKDKKKVSLEYEKGMDNNNDQLDKQKKKTSKGTTTTTTTNNNNNNNNNNNNNSCSSSNSSAMIKGIHCEYDKKKTDDDGTKVCEKECATGCSNEYTNVYDNLNKQNDPYFISRKKIKAFYEHMYKFLIYRILLVENDTLNECVTSIIEKNEKYQSFINDDETFKKKTEKLYADICKKKNYENLCKETENFIIHSIFELLKNVSMYYANDGGRIFLFILQLINLNDGDVVYIKPGVIHSYISGHCLECMTNSDLVIRGGLTNKEIDKLNFIKYVNYKNNYPIILEKEFINYNIMSYSYHRMKHFKILCITIRPGEVINYVFSEKSFTSCIVLSTNRKVKIKGKKNDKKKASIKNVRKGMILFIAPSVMVTISNLYANPEDGNKEFVIYCATS